The proteins below come from a single Bacteroidota bacterium genomic window:
- the aat gene encoding leucyl/phenylalanyl-tRNA--protein transferase, protein MIPSELLLTAYSAGYFPMADSRDGEIHWYSPDPRAIIPLDTFKISRSLKQTIKKNIFEIRIDHAFEDVIRSCAKRDETWISEEIVQSYLELHRLGYAHSIESWHNKKLVGGLYGVALGGAFFGESMFSLMKDASKVALVALVETLKERGFKLLDTQYTTPHLKNFGVVEISRQEYLKKLKTVTLGQFQKFKYKFSVIDFIV, encoded by the coding sequence ATTATCCCATCTGAATTGTTGCTTACAGCTTACTCAGCCGGTTACTTTCCTATGGCTGATTCGCGAGACGGAGAAATACATTGGTACTCACCCGACCCGCGTGCAATTATTCCATTAGATACTTTCAAAATTTCAAGAAGCTTAAAACAGACGATAAAGAAAAATATTTTCGAGATACGAATTGACCATGCGTTCGAAGACGTAATTCGGAGTTGTGCTAAAAGGGATGAGACATGGATATCAGAAGAAATAGTTCAGAGCTACCTCGAACTTCACCGACTTGGCTATGCTCATAGCATTGAAAGCTGGCACAACAAAAAACTAGTAGGCGGATTGTATGGAGTTGCACTCGGCGGCGCTTTTTTCGGTGAATCTATGTTCAGTTTAATGAAGGATGCATCTAAGGTTGCACTGGTTGCATTAGTCGAAACATTAAAGGAACGGGGTTTCAAACTTTTAGACACACAATATACTACACCGCATCTGAAAAATTTTGGTGTCGTTGAAATATCGCGTCAGGAGTATCTGAAAAAACTAAAAACAGTTACATTAGGGCAGTTCCAAAAATTCAAATATAAGTTTAGTGTTATAGATTTTATCGT
- a CDS encoding ATP-dependent 6-phosphofructokinase has product MQIKRIGILTGGGDCPGLNAVIRSIAKPAMNFFNVKVVGILDGFEGLVEGRMRELSPSDVTGIINVGGTILGTSNKGNPFQYPVEGPTGVRIIDASEQALENYRNWKLDVLFAIGGDGTMHISNKFSQMGMNIIGIPKTIDNDLDATDITFGHDSARAVATEAVDRLQTTASSHHRVMVVETMGRYAGWIALGSGVAGGADIILIPEIPFHWEKIYQSVLQRSKGAKFSIICVAEGAKPCGGEVVVKEMDKKRTDPVRLGGVGELVGQKIMEETGLETRVTVLGHVQRGGSPTPYDRILGTRFGATALQAASDGKFGVMVSLQRRDVVTVPIVDAIGKLRLVSPDAQLIVAARSVGTSFGD; this is encoded by the coding sequence ATGCAAATAAAAAGAATCGGTATATTAACAGGCGGCGGCGATTGCCCGGGATTAAATGCGGTTATACGAAGCATTGCGAAACCGGCTATGAATTTCTTCAACGTAAAAGTAGTTGGAATCCTCGATGGTTTTGAAGGACTCGTTGAAGGCAGAATGCGTGAACTAAGTCCGTCTGACGTTACAGGAATTATTAACGTCGGTGGAACCATACTCGGCACTTCTAATAAAGGTAACCCTTTTCAATATCCGGTCGAAGGACCAACTGGGGTCCGAATTATCGACGCATCAGAGCAAGCCCTCGAAAACTACCGGAACTGGAAACTTGATGTTTTGTTCGCTATCGGCGGCGATGGAACTATGCACATTTCCAACAAGTTCAGCCAAATGGGAATGAATATTATCGGCATTCCAAAAACTATTGATAACGATTTAGATGCAACCGATATTACATTCGGCCACGATTCCGCACGAGCTGTTGCCACCGAAGCCGTCGATCGTTTGCAGACTACCGCGTCATCACATCATAGAGTTATGGTCGTAGAAACTATGGGAAGATATGCCGGTTGGATTGCACTCGGTTCGGGTGTTGCTGGCGGGGCTGATATAATTTTAATACCGGAAATTCCATTTCATTGGGAAAAGATTTATCAATCAGTTTTACAACGAAGCAAAGGTGCAAAGTTCAGTATCATTTGTGTTGCCGAAGGTGCCAAACCTTGCGGCGGTGAAGTTGTAGTAAAAGAAATGGATAAAAAACGAACCGACCCTGTGCGATTAGGGGGTGTAGGTGAATTGGTTGGGCAAAAAATTATGGAAGAAACCGGACTCGAAACCCGTGTAACAGTATTAGGACACGTTCAACGCGGAGGCAGCCCGACGCCATACGACAGGATTCTCGGAACTCGTTTTGGCGCAACAGCTTTGCAGGCAGCTTCCGATGGGAAGTTCGGAGTTATGGTTAGTTTACAGCGTCGCGATGTGGTTACAGTTCCGATTGTTGATGCCATAGGTAAACTTCGCTTGGTTTCACCCGATGCTCAACTGATAGTTGCCGCTCGCTCGGTTGGGACTTCGTTTGGTGATTAA
- a CDS encoding VLRF1 family aeRF1-type release factor produces the protein MLKLRSLFDKMMSVNSDKVMSVYLETDPTVIGRNRAAAQIWLKDSLKSIRNDLSQSQLKEFEKIHSNILEEAEYRISDGKSLILFSGIDFFEATHPQINVTNEVWWGKPSIGQLDWILEEYRNYGIIKVASEKIHYYIIGFNEVIKEWEETISSDTLAWQSKHLPPENIMREKAIPGLRGGDTKEIVERHITEEVQKFWKHCTSSIEAMKKQFHVNEVVLTGLDSQTDMFQKCLNTNEVTVIGKIPLARESSIKDIISAAQQIFQNFERTKEQKLIDEIIERSATNTSASLGIKKVLKLIQEGRSNTVAITNGSDKILVECHDCGYVMTKDAKECLQCNSKKLRVGSMKTLIPPLLRKYKTPLNIVSDKVSDIFNKQGIGALWRY, from the coding sequence ATGTTAAAATTACGATCCCTGTTTGATAAAATGATGTCGGTAAATTCAGATAAAGTTATGAGTGTTTATCTTGAGACTGATCCGACAGTAATAGGAAGGAATAGAGCGGCAGCACAGATATGGTTAAAAGATTCATTAAAATCTATACGTAACGATTTATCTCAGAGTCAACTAAAAGAGTTTGAAAAAATTCATTCAAATATTTTAGAGGAAGCAGAATATCGCATCTCGGATGGTAAATCGCTTATTCTTTTTTCGGGAATAGATTTTTTCGAAGCAACTCATCCACAAATTAACGTTACCAACGAAGTGTGGTGGGGAAAACCAAGCATCGGACAACTCGACTGGATATTAGAAGAGTACCGGAATTACGGTATTATCAAAGTAGCATCCGAAAAAATTCACTACTACATAATTGGTTTTAATGAAGTAATTAAAGAATGGGAAGAAACTATCTCGTCGGATACACTCGCCTGGCAGAGTAAGCACCTGCCGCCGGAAAATATTATGCGCGAAAAAGCTATTCCCGGTTTGCGTGGCGGTGATACTAAAGAAATTGTAGAACGCCACATAACGGAAGAAGTTCAAAAATTCTGGAAGCACTGCACTTCATCCATCGAAGCGATGAAAAAGCAGTTCCACGTAAACGAGGTTGTTTTAACCGGATTGGATTCGCAAACCGATATGTTTCAAAAATGCCTCAATACGAACGAAGTTACCGTTATTGGAAAAATTCCGTTAGCCCGCGAATCTTCCATCAAAGATATTATCTCAGCGGCTCAACAGATTTTTCAAAACTTTGAACGTACCAAGGAACAAAAATTAATCGATGAAATTATAGAAAGATCAGCAACAAATACTTCTGCAAGTTTAGGAATTAAAAAAGTTCTTAAATTAATTCAAGAAGGCCGTTCAAATACTGTAGCAATAACAAACGGTTCGGATAAAATATTAGTAGAGTGCCACGACTGCGGTTATGTGATGACGAAAGATGCCAAAGAATGCTTACAGTGTAACTCAAAAAAATTGCGTGTAGGTTCAATGAAAACTTTAATTCCACCACTATTGCGCAAATATAAAACACCCTTAAACATAGTATCAGACAAAGTATCAGATATTTTTAATAAACAAGGCATTGGCGCACTTTGGCGCTATTAA
- a CDS encoding methyltransferase domain-containing protein has translation MIKIITDVSSPEYWEYRYKHRTDDWNLGTPTPVFEELLKSGKLENSGKIVVVGCGKGHDAILFAKQNYLVTAIDFSASAIRETRRLAKREKIHVETIEANVFELPGKLLHKFDYVLEYVTYCAIDTERRIEFLDNIQRMLKPGGIFIGLFFPIDNRDGGPPFAVDIKEIESHLSKTFKLIYSEIPKSSVKPRLGKEMLMLWKKM, from the coding sequence ATGATTAAAATAATTACTGACGTTAGCAGCCCTGAATATTGGGAATATCGCTATAAACATAGAACCGACGATTGGAATTTAGGAACTCCAACACCGGTATTTGAAGAATTACTCAAATCCGGCAAATTAGAAAATTCGGGAAAAATTGTAGTTGTCGGATGCGGCAAAGGGCATGATGCAATACTGTTTGCAAAACAAAATTATCTTGTAACTGCCATTGATTTTTCAGCGAGTGCAATACGGGAAACCAGAAGGCTCGCAAAAAGAGAAAAGATACATGTCGAAACAATCGAAGCAAATGTTTTTGAATTACCCGGGAAATTATTACACAAGTTCGATTATGTATTAGAGTATGTTACCTACTGCGCCATCGACACTGAACGACGGATAGAATTTCTCGATAATATTCAACGGATGCTGAAACCCGGTGGAATATTTATCGGGCTTTTCTTTCCTATTGATAATCGAGACGGCGGTCCACCATTTGCCGTCGATATTAAAGAAATTGAATCACATTTATCTAAAACATTTAAACTAATTTATTCTGAAATTCCAAAATCCTCTGTAAAACCCAGGCTCGGCAAAGAAATGCTGATGCTATGGAAGAAAATGTAA